The Monomorium pharaonis isolate MP-MQ-018 chromosome 5, ASM1337386v2, whole genome shotgun sequence genome segment TAACaaatgatgataatgataattaacCGATTAGATTAGGTTTAAGTAAGTTCTGAACACACAGGGTAAATAAATAGTGCTTCTTTTTCGCGTCGATAGAGTAGCACATTAAGTTATATACATGAGGAAGTATATGTTAGAacattgcaatatattttaaatacagaaTACGGTATTCTACACGAAGTTATGGCCTTACATAGATATATGTAGACGGTATTGATAAAGACAACGTCGTGTGCAATAAAAACATTGAGATCGGAGATTATCTTTGGGTatgttttctcgatatatatataaagtcaGAAAAGAGTACACAACATACAgatatatgtaacaaatacatgtatatatatgtacacatatcgaaatatatattgGCACAGGATTAGAATATAGTCAACCGACGTACATATTGATTGTAATCGTATCTTGTCTCACtcttaaaatgcattttctcaACCCTCAGCAGATACTATGgagctttttaaattttggcaCAAAATGTGGGTGGAATTAGGTGAAGTGTAAATAATGCAAGACCTCACATTTATAAAGTGATatgattagaattttttattaaaattctctttttaatagattttttttttatttggacgATATTTTACATGGAATGATTTAGACCTAAAGTTCAACAGCTTAACAAGATATATTACCTGCCGAGGGTTAAATGTCAATATGACTACGTCAATCATTTTGGACCATAAGGATATAATTTAACAagacaaacatttaaaaaacatcaaAAGGATACCTCGAACGTATCCAAAACGTTATGGCGTCTACAAAGTATTCGACGCACTTTCAACaatatatctttctttatttttgtgttacCTTGGTAAGTATCTTGACAATCTTGGaaaatttctttctccttggaaaatttcttcacaaatttatataaagttgattgctttaatatatttcttactccgatatattttttactccatgccctcccccctctctctctctctctctctctctctctttctctctctctctctctctcaatacTATACCGTTACTTGAACATTCTGCACAACGTTACTCCAGTCGAGTTTGGACGGCACCAGATAAAAAGCCGGTGCGATCTTACTACCGCAGGGACACTGACTGCCGGCGATCCAGCTGTACGAACCGAGTTTCGTGTTACATTTAGGGCAATTCAATTTACCTTCGACGTTGTGCGTAATATCGGGCATCCAGGCCAACGGTTCTACAAAGTAGATCTTGTCGCAGAATTCAACTCGCGCCGACTCGTCTTTCCGCTGGATCAGTTTATCACAGTTCTCGCTATCCTTCGAACTGATATGCCGCCAGATCTGCTTCTCGCGTGGCGCATGAGGTAAGATATTGCTGGCGCTCGCCACGATGCGACGACACTTCTTGCAACGGTAGACCGACGGTTCAGGACGTACGGTTGTCAATGCGGGATCTGGCTTCACCAAGTCGACGCAGCTCTGAGGAAGAATGCGAGCCTTGCGTACCTTGTCGGCGGCAATCTGTAACCGATACATCTTGAACTGCACGTTGGTGCTATCGACGCCGCAGTCCATGTGCTCGTAAAGTCGCAATTGCGCCATGAAGCCGGGATTCGGCGCGACAAAGCGGCGCTTTGACCTCACCCCTTCGAGCGCATCCGCGAAACTCAACCCGTGCTTCTTCATGATGTATGCGATCACCACAGTGACGGAGCGTGATACACCAAAGTAACAGTGCACCAGTACCCTGCCCTCGGAATCGAGGGCACGGTCGATGAACTCGTAGGAATCTTCAAAGTGCGTTAGCAGATCCTCCCGCGGCATATCTGTCATCTGAATGTACTTTATGATTAAATTCGGAAGACGTTCCTGAATCTTTCTTGGCAACGGACAAGAGTCTATTGTTAGTATGTGAGTTATTCCAGCTTCCTTCAGCCAGTCGACGTCTGTAGCGGCCGTGAGATTACCCAGGAACAAGCCCGGCTCGATCTCATCAAAGCTGCATGGGCCGGCATCAAAATCTTCTCTTGTTAACTTATTTGGGTCTTCTTGCGCCATACTCAGCACTCTGCAATCATGAGCGAAGCTACGAAGGGTACTTCTGTACCTAAGTCTTACAATTAAGATCGCTATCTACTTCACTGTTTATTATTTCCATTATTAAACATCCAAAATAGATTACAAATTATGATGCATTCCAcattgacaaataatatttacgacacttataacaattataacaagcagaataaaagtttaaaaagtggaagtaaataaatgtttattatatatttagctCTAATTGCAAGTGTTAAGTAATGCACCAAACtactttacaatttttatttcatagcGTTGGTGTTGTCATTAAtttatctgtaaaatttttcagaaatagctttatttttcctttaaactttgtttttgCCAAAACCTAAGGATCTTTGCCAAAGCAAAATGTGAGTCAAATCAGTCGATTATAGAGGACTAggtcaaaagtttaaaacattttttatatttccaattactataatttttctctgcaCTACATCTATTGCGAAGagtttgtttaataaattataaatataattatcaaacaTAAACATGTACGatgctaaataaaatattaaattagatgTAACTTAAATCATTAAAgctaaatatttgtttagtaattaaaatttcaacaatttgCACACAAATAGATGTGAATGCAATTGCATTGGAATACTCATATTCTTCTTACATTAACACTGCccttaaaaataataccaaTTTTAAGTAAGTGTTAGAATGTAAggtgttataataattgtacattattttaatttaaagaagcttattgaaaatattattttaaaccattaagattttaatgaaaaaaaaattgaattggaTAAAAATTCACCCATAGTAGCATCCCAGAATTAAGCTAATGTTCTGGCAGAACCTGTCAACAGCAAATTGTCAACAAAAATAGAACGGAATCTGTCAAtgcataacataaatttaaatgaaatatcaTTTCTCTAATCAGTATAGCATCTTAATACGTTAGAAAATTCAGTTATATTTCTGTTTGCATTCCATCAAAGAAATTAGTATAGAAACCTCCGCAAAACTTTTACTTTCAACATACCTTACTATTCCGAGATACTATTGCACAAGATTTGATCAGAAGCAGCACACTAAACGTGCGAGGACAATAAGGACGAGTGCATAATAATTGGCTGTCGCAAAATCAatgataatgtataaataaaatgaactTGCCTGAACAAAGGAAAGGTTAGATCCAATTGCCGACAAAAATATACGGCCATCGAATCTACTTTGGAGACATGCCCCGCGAATGTGTTCACGCGAACGGAAGGATTTTTAATGTCTTTGATTCATGACTCACTTTTGATGCTCGCACGATCTCGACTAGTGTCCTGAACAACCGACAAAACAATGACACACGCGCGATATTCCACCTGCTTGCGGTCTAACTTGCTTGGTCCGGGCGGGCGTCGGTCGATGCGAAAAGACGGGTCTCGATCAAATCATCTCCGGGAGCCTATGCATCTGCGCGGTGACACTTGATCGCGAAACGTCGTCGACAACCAACATTATTATTGTCATCgaaaatgtgtaaaaacaaCTTTCAAAATCAGCTGTGCACCTCTCACATTCTGCTACGTTCTATCGTTCGGCGCGGTTCGGCTGGGTTCGGCGCTTTCTCGAAAATAGGCCCGGCCGGGCAGCAAAGTTGGCAGCATTGGAAGTATTGTCGCGTTTCCATGTAGGGCTGCGTTCAGAAACGTCACCCGAGTGTGAtgtttccgaacgcagcctAGGAGTATGACGTCACATGCCAACAAGTCCACTTTTACTACTCTCACTCATTCTTCTCAACAACAAACACTACACATACACTTTGTTTATAGCCCCAAAATGGCGCTCATGCGAAGACCTTCCTTCTCTTCCTATCGTTCATCTACCAGGgccccgattcttgaattcattcgcaagagaaacgtattcgcaaattctgttcttacagaaaagttgaaaatttattggctatcgtatggctttcaaccaataaacttgcaacttttctgttagagcgggtatttgcgcatacgttttcttgcgaatgaattcaagaatcgagccccagagACCTTGCCGCTCCATCCATTCTGGTTCATCCTATCCGTGCGCGCTCGGCTACGTTCGGTCTGTTCGGGTGCATTCGGCGTACCGAGTCGGCCGATAGAACGCGCAAGCGCGCAACGGTTCACGAATAGATGGAGCGctgtgtgggtgtgtgtggtgcgtgtgtgtggtgtggttgtgtgtgcgtgtgtgtgtgtggtgtgtgtagCGAGTGTGGTGACTGGTACGGTAATGTGTTGGTTCTCGTGTTCTGTGATTTCTGATTTCTGTGCCGTGTGCACGCGGAAAAAGTGAGGTTAGGTTAAGTTAAGGCGTGCGAACAGCTGCCTGGCATTGACGGACAATCGCGCGAACAGCGATGTCGGGCAAAACCAGAGGCaagaacaagaataaaagtgacGACGCGATCGAGAATGGGGCGGCCGACGATGTCGCGACGAAGATTGCAGACGTGGAGCTCAATGATGAAGAGGAGGTTGTGCCGAGCAAGAAGCTCACCCACAAGGAGAAGAAGAAGCTGAAGAAGCAACAGGAATACGAGCGGACGATGGAGATGCTGACGAAGGGCGGACAGGGTCACAGCGAACTCGAATCCAATTTCACAATCTCACAGAGCCAGACGCAGCAACGCGGCAATCAGCAGCTGGATAACGCGGTTGACATCAAGGTGGAGAACTTCAGCATTGCGGCCAAGGGCAAGGAGCTTTTCACCAACGCCAGCCTGCTCATAGCGCAAGGGAGGCGATACGGCCTCGTGGGACCGAACGGGTATACACTCTCGCTTTGCTTTGTCCTGCTTTATCCCTGAGCTTTCACAAGCagctattataaaatttgaaagtttCTTCCTATcttgatttttcattttatattttatatacagtttggaattttagttttaaaactaTGTTTTGACATCTTTATCAACCAAGAtataatttgttgaaaaatgtgtttttacaTAAGAGagttgtacaaaaaaatattcaattaatcttaaaatgtgtcattcatatttttttacattaacacACTTTAATCAGGAcgaaaatttacttattaaaattaagaattttttaactacttctatataattatctaaCCACTTTTGTGGCCTTTATAGCAAGATAAGTTTTTCAGATTTAATCTTGAAATGCTATGATTGAACTTTTATCCAATTTTAGtaccatttttattattaaaattttgatagctTAAGCAGTTTTTGTAGATTCAAGATTatccaatattattttaaaataaaactaaagtttaataacattctaaaattaaatcttgaaaaatctagtacatagtttatatttatcacaatataatatagccttcaaattaaattttatcaattatcaatattaataattttgcaatcaatatcaatattaataatataaaatataaaaattatgcattttgtCAAACTAAGGCAATATTTga includes the following:
- the LOC105830419 gene encoding dual specificity protein phosphatase MPK-4 isoform X1, whose amino-acid sequence is MAVYFCRQLDLTFPLFRVLSMAQEDPNKLTREDFDAGPCSFDEIEPGLFLGNLTAATDVDWLKEAGITHILTIDSCPLPRKIQERLPNLIIKYIQMTDMPREDLLTHFEDSYEFIDRALDSEGRVLVHCYFGVSRSVTVVIAYIMKKHGLSFADALEGVRSKRRFVAPNPGFMAQLRLYEHMDCGVDSTNVQFKMYRLQIAADKVRKARILPQSCVDLVKPDPALTTVRPEPSVYRCKKCRRIVASASNILPHAPREKQIWRHISSKDSENCDKLIQRKDESARVEFCDKIYFVEPLAWMPDITHNVEGKLNCPKCNTKLGSYSWIAGSQCPCGSKIAPAFYLVPSKLDWSNVVQNVQVTV
- the LOC105830419 gene encoding dual specificity protein phosphatase MPK-4 isoform X2, producing MAQEDPNKLTREDFDAGPCSFDEIEPGLFLGNLTAATDVDWLKEAGITHILTIDSCPLPRKIQERLPNLIIKYIQMTDMPREDLLTHFEDSYEFIDRALDSEGRVLVHCYFGVSRSVTVVIAYIMKKHGLSFADALEGVRSKRRFVAPNPGFMAQLRLYEHMDCGVDSTNVQFKMYRLQIAADKVRKARILPQSCVDLVKPDPALTTVRPEPSVYRCKKCRRIVASASNILPHAPREKQIWRHISSKDSENCDKLIQRKDESARVEFCDKIYFVEPLAWMPDITHNVEGKLNCPKCNTKLGSYSWIAGSQCPCGSKIAPAFYLVPSKLDWSNVVQNVQVTV